In Leptospira harrisiae, a genomic segment contains:
- a CDS encoding class I SAM-dependent methyltransferase, producing MTKSYELLDSGDLSKLEIVGGYKLHRSSPTSAYGKETPEIWNDLHAHYIKNDSGSGHWNFQKKVPESFTIEFSHLTFKIKLTPFGHIGLFPEQETNWNRIREIGKKKQGLEVLNLFAYSGGSTLACLDAGMSVCHVDASKGMVDWARENAKLSGLDSKPVRWIVDDVMKFIRREIKRGKKYQGLILDPPSFGRGSKGEVWKIEENLSELMDALMELSDSKPEFVILSCHSQGFSPLTLERILSSRIKTKGNYQTSELFIPEKSGKKYPAGFCTFFSK from the coding sequence ATGACAAAAAGTTACGAACTCCTAGATTCAGGTGACCTATCCAAATTAGAAATCGTTGGCGGATACAAACTCCATCGTTCTTCCCCTACTTCTGCTTATGGAAAAGAAACTCCTGAAATTTGGAACGATCTCCACGCTCATTATATTAAAAATGACTCGGGTTCGGGACATTGGAATTTTCAAAAAAAAGTTCCTGAAAGTTTTACCATCGAATTTTCCCATTTAACATTCAAAATCAAACTCACACCCTTTGGTCATATTGGCCTTTTCCCGGAACAAGAAACCAATTGGAACCGAATCCGAGAGATTGGAAAAAAGAAACAAGGCCTAGAAGTTCTAAACCTATTTGCCTATTCCGGTGGTTCCACACTCGCCTGCCTTGATGCTGGGATGAGTGTCTGCCATGTCGACGCTTCCAAAGGAATGGTGGACTGGGCCCGGGAAAATGCAAAACTTTCAGGACTCGATTCGAAACCTGTGCGTTGGATTGTAGACGATGTGATGAAGTTTATCCGCCGTGAAATCAAACGGGGAAAAAAATACCAAGGCCTTATCCTTGATCCTCCAAGTTTTGGTCGTGGTTCGAAAGGAGAGGTTTGGAAAATTGAAGAAAACTTAAGTGAGCTAATGGATGCACTGATGGAACTCTCCGATTCCAAACCAGAATTTGTGATCCTCAGTTGTCATAGCCAGGGTTTTAGTCCATTAACCTTAGAAAGGATTTTATCTTCACGAATCAAAACCAAAGGGAACTACCAAACCTCTGAGTTATTCATTCCAGAAAAATCAGGAAAAAAATACCCTGCTGGATTTTGTACTTTCTTCTCTAAATAA
- a CDS encoding SpoIIE family protein phosphatase, which yields MSIILELKKPFSIPIFYCISILTLFFNHPLFSETQNDIGERIIYSTKFSYWIDPSSSVPVESVLNTGEFKRITDPFPNFGFLKGTLWLKLEPNDFPDPSKYPLLLIQAHNIDSVELFHKNDGNQYILSKSGHIQPMFQREIPHRNFAFRIGHEKETILIAIRSEISLQFALVFTNQRNLQREDYITQWIYGLFFGSLGIIILYNLAIAFFVRDRNYFYYIGYVFFFGFGQLSLLGFWGYFFVPNSYFWKRIGISFFFSICLFYFVLFTSNFLKLKIRIPKIARFYKVLGYLSLLNALISLLGGISEASIGVTWLSVLICLSLLGVLIWGIYKRLRSFYYFAIAFVLLLITCLVYGLLKFGILPSNSFLEEMLFPIASLADITLFAFALADRIQLLRQEKDLALAQVTSLRKERKISRDILMQSLPKTIPDVKNLQMQIFIQPMKDVGGDFYEYFSPNPYELGIVLCDVSGHGIPASLISAMGKVAFTTQKDNIPSPKQVLEGMNRVLFGNCNPQYVTASYVYLNTSTKVWRFGRAGHPSAYLQRSSGEILKVHPKGKIIGVFPEIQIEETTHRVERKDRILILSDGVLECFNPEGEMYGESGLLEFLKANREIPNHLFKIKLIQDLESFSKREIKDWDDDLTFIFLELV from the coding sequence TTGTCCATAATTTTAGAATTGAAAAAACCATTCTCCATCCCTATTTTCTACTGTATCTCAATCCTTACTCTTTTTTTTAACCACCCTCTTTTTTCCGAAACTCAAAACGATATTGGCGAAAGGATCATTTACTCAACAAAGTTTTCTTATTGGATTGATCCCAGTTCTTCAGTACCTGTTGAATCAGTATTAAATACTGGTGAATTCAAAAGAATCACCGATCCTTTTCCGAACTTTGGATTTCTAAAGGGAACTCTTTGGTTAAAACTGGAACCAAACGACTTTCCCGATCCTTCGAAATACCCACTTCTACTCATACAAGCACATAACATTGATTCGGTGGAACTTTTCCATAAAAATGACGGTAACCAATATATCCTTTCCAAATCGGGTCATATCCAACCAATGTTTCAGAGAGAAATTCCACATAGAAATTTTGCCTTTCGGATTGGACATGAAAAAGAGACCATTCTAATTGCAATACGTTCCGAAATTTCCTTACAGTTTGCATTGGTATTTACCAACCAAAGAAATCTCCAAAGAGAAGACTATATCACACAATGGATTTATGGATTATTTTTTGGAAGTTTAGGAATTATCATTTTATACAATCTAGCGATCGCTTTTTTTGTTCGAGATCGAAATTATTTTTATTATATTGGTTATGTATTTTTCTTTGGGTTTGGACAACTTTCACTACTTGGTTTCTGGGGGTATTTTTTTGTTCCCAATTCTTATTTTTGGAAACGAATAGGAATCTCTTTTTTCTTTAGTATTTGCCTCTTTTACTTTGTCCTCTTTACTTCTAATTTTCTAAAACTAAAAATCCGAATTCCTAAAATTGCAAGGTTTTACAAAGTATTGGGATATCTTTCTCTTCTGAACGCACTCATCTCTTTGTTAGGTGGAATATCAGAAGCATCCATTGGAGTGACTTGGCTTTCCGTTTTGATTTGTCTAAGTTTACTCGGAGTTTTAATTTGGGGAATTTACAAAAGACTAAGATCCTTTTATTATTTTGCCATTGCTTTTGTTTTATTACTCATAACTTGTCTTGTGTATGGATTACTCAAATTCGGGATACTACCTTCTAATTCCTTTTTAGAAGAAATGTTATTTCCCATTGCTTCCCTTGCTGACATTACCTTGTTTGCTTTTGCTTTGGCAGATAGAATCCAATTGTTACGGCAAGAAAAAGATTTAGCCCTAGCTCAAGTGACAAGCCTTAGGAAAGAAAGAAAAATTTCTAGGGACATTCTGATGCAGTCCCTTCCCAAAACAATTCCGGATGTAAAAAACTTACAAATGCAAATTTTCATCCAACCAATGAAAGATGTAGGCGGAGATTTTTACGAATACTTCTCACCCAATCCTTATGAACTAGGAATTGTTCTTTGTGATGTTTCAGGTCATGGAATTCCCGCATCCCTGATTTCGGCAATGGGAAAGGTTGCCTTTACTACGCAAAAAGACAATATCCCTTCACCCAAACAAGTTTTAGAAGGAATGAACCGTGTGTTATTTGGAAATTGTAACCCGCAGTATGTCACGGCTTCTTATGTGTATCTCAATACATCCACGAAAGTATGGAGGTTTGGAAGGGCCGGCCATCCAAGTGCTTATTTACAAAGATCCAGTGGAGAAATTTTAAAAGTGCATCCCAAAGGAAAAATCATCGGGGTTTTTCCTGAAATTCAAATTGAAGAAACCACACATAGAGTGGAACGCAAAGATAGAATCCTGATCTTAAGTGATGGAGTTTTGGAATGTTTTAATCCTGAAGGGGAAATGTATGGAGAATCGGGACTTCTCGAATTTTTAAAAGCAAACCGCGAAATTCCAAATCATCTATTTAAAATAAAACTCATCCAAGATTTAGAGTCATTTTCTAAAAGAGAAATAAAAGACTGGGACGACGACCTAACCTTTATTTTTCTGGAATTGGTATGA
- a CDS encoding citrate synthase: MSEKAILKVDGKEYELPILVGSEDEKAIDITKLRQLSGYVTIDSGYLNTGACTSDITFLDGEKGILRYRGIPIDDLAAKSTFTEVAYLLIYGKLPSDAQLKEWNSSITKHTMIHEDLKRLFNGFPKDGHPMAIMSCMMGCLSTYYQDSYDPMNEEHREISIIRLLAKFPTIAAYAYKKSIGQPIIHPLNELDYASNFMNMMFAVPAEDYHIDPEIVSALNLLLILHADHEQNCSTSTVRLVGSSLANLYGAISAGILALWGPRHGGANQEVLEMLEGIKKSGLSVKKIVEQAKDKNSSFRLNGFGHRVYKNFDPRAKIIKVACDKVLNKLGIKDPLLDIAKELEEAALNDPYFVERKLYPNVDFYSGIIYRALGIPTNMFTVMFAMGRLPGWIAQWKEMIEDPSLKIGRPRQIYTGPQEISYEAAKKQA, from the coding sequence ATGTCCGAAAAGGCAATTCTGAAAGTGGATGGGAAAGAGTACGAACTTCCGATTTTAGTGGGAAGCGAAGACGAGAAGGCAATTGATATTACTAAACTCCGCCAATTGTCAGGTTATGTTACGATTGATTCCGGTTATTTAAATACAGGTGCTTGCACCAGTGATATTACCTTTCTCGATGGAGAAAAGGGAATTCTTCGTTACCGTGGGATTCCAATTGATGATTTAGCTGCTAAATCAACCTTCACAGAAGTTGCATATTTACTCATTTACGGCAAACTTCCAAGTGATGCACAACTCAAAGAATGGAATAGTTCTATCACCAAACATACTATGATCCACGAGGATCTCAAACGCCTGTTCAACGGTTTTCCAAAAGACGGACACCCAATGGCGATCATGTCTTGTATGATGGGTTGTTTGTCTACATACTACCAAGATAGTTACGATCCAATGAATGAGGAACATAGAGAAATTTCCATCATTCGTTTGCTCGCAAAATTTCCAACAATCGCAGCTTACGCTTATAAAAAATCCATCGGCCAACCGATCATCCATCCGCTCAATGAATTGGACTATGCTTCCAATTTTATGAACATGATGTTTGCGGTTCCAGCGGAAGATTACCATATCGATCCAGAAATTGTTTCTGCACTCAATTTACTTCTCATCCTCCACGCAGACCACGAACAAAACTGTTCCACATCTACTGTGCGTTTGGTGGGATCTTCTCTTGCCAATCTCTATGGTGCCATTTCTGCAGGAATTCTTGCTTTATGGGGACCTCGCCACGGTGGTGCCAACCAAGAAGTTTTGGAAATGTTAGAAGGAATTAAAAAGAGCGGGCTTTCTGTGAAAAAAATCGTAGAACAAGCCAAAGACAAAAATTCCAGTTTCCGATTGAATGGATTTGGTCACCGAGTTTACAAAAACTTTGACCCTCGTGCCAAAATCATCAAGGTTGCTTGTGATAAAGTTCTAAACAAACTAGGAATCAAAGACCCACTTCTTGACATTGCCAAAGAATTGGAAGAAGCAGCACTCAACGATCCATACTTTGTAGAAAGAAAACTTTATCCAAACGTTGACTTCTACTCAGGAATCATCTACCGTGCGTTAGGAATTCCTACCAATATGTTTACAGTGATGTTTGCTATGGGAAGACTTCCTGGTTGGATTGCACAATGGAAAGAGATGATTGAAGACCCAAGTTTAAAGATTGGCCGTCCACGCCAAATTTACACTGGTCCACAAGAAATCTCATACGAAGCAGCCAAAAAACAGGCATAA